Proteins encoded in a region of the Saccharothrix ecbatanensis genome:
- a CDS encoding LLM class flavin-dependent oxidoreductase — MRTGIVILPEHRWWMAEHKWKAAEEYGFHYAWTYDHMGWRSLVDGPWFGAVPTLAAAASVTRKIRLGTLVASPNFRHPVPFARDLLALDDLTDGRFTLGVGAGGVGYDTEVMGDTALDIRQGPRSRQRRFEEFVGSLDMLLAQERTTFSGEYYEIRNARSAPGCVQRPRLPFVVAANGPKSMAVAARYGTGWVTTGPETDDEAEWWRGVARMTETFREVLAGIGRAKESIDFHLNADSCPVYSLTSVEHFRDVAGKARSLGFTDLITHWPRADGVYAGSEAVLEQVVTDVLPELVAGDTR, encoded by the coding sequence GTGCGCACTGGCATTGTGATCCTGCCCGAACACCGCTGGTGGATGGCCGAACACAAGTGGAAGGCCGCCGAGGAGTACGGCTTCCACTACGCGTGGACCTACGACCACATGGGGTGGCGTTCGCTGGTCGACGGACCGTGGTTCGGAGCCGTTCCGACGCTGGCAGCAGCGGCGTCGGTGACCAGGAAGATCCGGCTCGGCACGCTCGTCGCCTCCCCGAACTTCCGCCACCCGGTGCCGTTCGCGCGAGACCTGCTGGCCCTGGACGACCTCACCGACGGCCGGTTCACGCTCGGCGTCGGCGCCGGAGGTGTGGGGTACGACACGGAGGTGATGGGCGACACGGCGCTGGACATCAGGCAGGGCCCGCGCAGCCGGCAACGGCGGTTCGAGGAGTTCGTCGGCTCGCTGGACATGCTGTTGGCCCAGGAGCGCACCACGTTCAGCGGCGAGTACTACGAGATCCGGAACGCCCGGAGCGCCCCGGGCTGCGTGCAGCGGCCACGGCTGCCGTTCGTGGTGGCGGCGAACGGGCCGAAGTCGATGGCGGTCGCCGCGCGGTACGGCACGGGCTGGGTCACCACCGGGCCGGAGACCGACGACGAGGCCGAGTGGTGGCGGGGCGTGGCCCGGATGACGGAGACGTTCCGGGAGGTGCTGGCCGGGATCGGCCGGGCCAAGGAGTCGATCGACTTCCACCTGAACGCCGACTCGTGCCCGGTGTACTCGCTGACCAGCGTGGAGCACTTCCGGGACGTGGCGGGCAAGGCGCGGTCGCTCGGCTTCACGGATCTGATCACGCACTGGCCGCGCGCGGACGGCGTGTACGCGGGCAGTGAGGCGGTGCTGGAGCAGGTGGTGACCGACGTGCTGCCCGAGTTGGTCGCCGGCGACACCCGATAA
- a CDS encoding HAD family hydrolase, whose translation MQRPSLVASDVDGTLLTTLGRVSPRTADTVRRVLAADVPFVLATGRPPRWVPEVADAAGLTGYAVCSNGAVVYDIGADRVLSAELLTPVQLNDLASVLDEVLPGCSMASESVAETARDGGPMNSDFVADELYNHPWDEGAQPLPGHKRAHVLGRPAVKLLVRHAHMASADMAAAVGPLIDGQVAMTYSTNAGLLEFAAPGVTKATGLATVAERLGVPASGVLAFGDMPNDVPMLRWAGHGVAMGNAHADALEAADEVTAANSEDGVALVLERWF comes from the coding sequence GTGCAGAGACCTTCCCTTGTGGCATCCGACGTCGACGGCACCCTGCTCACCACCCTGGGTCGGGTCAGCCCGCGCACGGCGGACACGGTTCGCCGGGTGTTGGCGGCGGACGTGCCGTTCGTGCTGGCCACCGGCCGTCCGCCCCGCTGGGTGCCGGAAGTCGCCGACGCGGCCGGCCTCACCGGGTACGCGGTGTGCTCCAACGGGGCGGTGGTCTACGACATCGGCGCGGACCGCGTGCTGTCGGCCGAGCTGCTGACCCCCGTGCAGCTCAACGACCTGGCCTCGGTGCTCGACGAGGTGCTGCCGGGCTGCTCGATGGCCTCCGAGAGCGTGGCGGAGACGGCCCGTGACGGCGGTCCGATGAACTCCGACTTCGTCGCCGACGAGCTCTACAACCACCCGTGGGACGAGGGCGCCCAGCCGCTGCCGGGCCACAAGCGGGCACACGTGCTCGGGCGGCCGGCAGTGAAACTGCTGGTCAGGCACGCGCACATGGCGTCGGCCGACATGGCGGCGGCGGTCGGGCCGCTGATCGACGGCCAGGTGGCGATGACGTACTCGACCAACGCGGGCCTGCTGGAGTTCGCCGCGCCCGGTGTGACCAAGGCGACCGGCCTGGCCACCGTCGCGGAACGCCTCGGCGTGCCCGCGAGCGGTGTGCTCGCGTTCGGGGACATGCCCAACGACGTGCCGATGCTGCGGTGGGCCGGTCACGGGGTGGCCATGGGGAACGCGCACGCGGACGCGCTCGAGGCGGCCGACGAGGTGACCGCGGCCAACTCGGAGGACGGGGTGGCGTTGGTCCTGGAGCGCTGGTTCTAG
- a CDS encoding NAD-dependent epimerase/dehydratase family protein, translating into MRALVTGGAGFIGSTLVDRLLRDGHEVHVVDDLSRGKRNAPVDPATADRHTFSQVDITSPELADVVAGFGPEVVFHLAAQIDVRVSVAEPLLDATKNVLGTVNLAEAARKAGVRKILFASSGGSIYGTPEVLPVTETVPINPKSPYAASKVSGEVYLNTYRQLYGLECTHLALANVYGPRQDPHGEAGVVAIFASALLAGRPTKVFGDGGNTRDYVFVEDVVAAFVAASGEAGGGRRYNIGTAHQVSDRELHTLVAQAAGVPDEPEFAPARLGDLRASAIDPSLAQAELGWKPEVDIATGVRLTVDYFRSLQA; encoded by the coding sequence GTGCGCGCACTAGTGACCGGCGGCGCCGGTTTCATCGGCTCCACCCTGGTCGACCGGCTGCTGAGGGACGGGCACGAGGTGCACGTCGTGGACGACCTGAGCCGCGGCAAGCGCAACGCGCCGGTCGACCCGGCCACCGCGGACCGGCACACGTTCTCGCAGGTGGACATCACGTCGCCGGAGCTGGCCGACGTGGTCGCCGGTTTCGGGCCCGAGGTGGTGTTCCACCTGGCCGCGCAGATCGACGTGCGGGTGTCCGTGGCCGAGCCGCTGCTCGACGCCACCAAGAACGTGCTGGGCACGGTGAACCTCGCCGAGGCCGCCCGCAAGGCCGGGGTGCGGAAGATCCTGTTCGCGTCGTCCGGCGGGTCGATCTACGGGACGCCCGAGGTGCTGCCGGTGACGGAGACGGTGCCGATCAACCCCAAGTCGCCGTACGCCGCGTCGAAGGTGTCCGGCGAGGTGTACCTGAACACGTACCGGCAGCTGTACGGGCTGGAGTGCACGCACTTGGCGCTGGCGAACGTGTACGGGCCGCGGCAGGACCCGCACGGCGAGGCGGGCGTGGTGGCCATTTTCGCGTCGGCGCTGCTGGCGGGGCGTCCGACGAAGGTGTTCGGCGACGGTGGCAACACGCGTGACTACGTGTTCGTGGAGGACGTCGTGGCAGCGTTCGTGGCCGCGTCCGGTGAGGCGGGCGGTGGCCGCCGGTACAACATCGGCACCGCGCACCAGGTCTCGGACCGCGAACTGCACACCCTCGTCGCCCAGGCCGCCGGCGTGCCGGACGAGCCGGAATTCGCCCCGGCCCGGCTGGGTGACCTGCGTGCGTCGGCGATCGACCCGTCCCTGGCGCAGGCCGAGCTGGGCTGGAAGCCGGAGGTGGACATCGCCACCGGCGTCCGCCTGACCGTCGACTACTTCCGGTCGCTCCAGGCCTGA
- a CDS encoding DUF2304 domain-containing protein translates to MLIQFLLIGGVIVLLVFFLRHHGTTKTAAGVKIGFALFMVLAAVAVLRPADVSMLAEFVGVGRGTDLVVYALVVAFGFATINTYLRFKELELRYARLARAIALRNAEPPKHDDAVAAVDGNVDGNVAANAEATVDATADADAKDQARSA, encoded by the coding sequence ATGCTGATCCAGTTCCTGCTCATCGGCGGGGTCATCGTCCTGCTGGTGTTCTTCCTGCGCCACCACGGCACCACCAAGACGGCGGCCGGGGTGAAGATCGGTTTCGCCCTCTTCATGGTGCTGGCGGCGGTGGCCGTGCTGCGGCCGGCGGACGTGTCGATGCTGGCCGAGTTCGTCGGCGTCGGGCGTGGTACCGACCTGGTGGTGTACGCGCTCGTGGTGGCGTTCGGGTTCGCCACGATCAACACGTACCTGCGGTTCAAGGAGTTGGAGCTGCGGTACGCGCGGCTCGCGCGGGCGATCGCGCTGCGCAACGCCGAGCCGCCGAAGCACGACGACGCTGTCGCGGCCGTGGACGGCAATGTGGATGGCAACGTGGCGGCCAACGCGGAGGCCACCGTGGACGCCACTGCGGACGCCGACGCGAAGGACCAGGCCCGCAGCGCCTGA
- a CDS encoding glycosyltransferase family 2 protein translates to MADQSDVWLVVPVYNEAQVIADVVRNALETFPNIVCVDDGSRDGSADAIRGSGAHLVQHPVNLGQGAAIQTGVEYARSQPGAEYFVTFDADGQHQVADVLRMLERLRAEPVDIIVGTRFKGDDSHIPLIKRVVLKTVVAISPRLRKLKLSDAHNGLRVFNKKVAEELHITLNGMGHASQIVDMISHRGWRVTEEQVEILYTEYSMAKGQSLINGVNILFDTALKTGSKR, encoded by the coding sequence GTGGCGGACCAGTCTGACGTGTGGCTGGTCGTGCCCGTCTACAACGAGGCACAGGTGATCGCCGACGTCGTGCGCAACGCGCTGGAGACGTTCCCGAACATCGTGTGCGTCGACGACGGTAGCCGGGACGGCTCGGCCGACGCGATCCGCGGGTCCGGGGCGCACCTGGTGCAGCACCCGGTCAACCTGGGTCAGGGCGCGGCCATCCAGACCGGCGTCGAGTACGCCCGGTCGCAGCCCGGCGCGGAGTATTTCGTCACGTTCGACGCCGACGGCCAGCACCAGGTCGCGGACGTGCTGCGGATGTTGGAGCGGCTGCGCGCCGAGCCGGTCGACATCATCGTCGGCACCCGGTTCAAGGGCGACGACTCGCACATCCCGCTGATCAAGCGCGTGGTGCTGAAGACCGTGGTCGCCATCAGCCCTCGGCTGCGGAAGTTGAAGCTGTCGGACGCGCACAACGGGCTCCGGGTGTTCAACAAGAAGGTGGCCGAGGAGCTCCACATCACGCTGAACGGCATGGGCCACGCGTCGCAGATCGTCGACATGATCTCGCACCGGGGTTGGCGGGTCACCGAGGAACAGGTCGAGATCCTGTACACGGAGTACTCGATGGCCAAGGGCCAGTCGCTCATCAACGGCGTGAACATCCTGTTCGACACGGCTCTCAAGACGGGGTCCAAGCGCTGA
- a CDS encoding glycosyltransferase family 4 protein yields the protein MHLVDMPVYYPPHKGGVEAYAHELHRRLLEADPNLRITVFTSAVGAPAGVQRLGERWTVVRWPGREVVSHYPVPYPGFTRKLRALCGPDTVLMTHTRFYWPHLWASLFAKRARLRRVHVEHGSSPVQSGNRFIRFVADVVDRITSQPVLRWADDVVAVSRSAARFVRDLAGREARVLYRGIELPSDVVASTPVGEPVACYVGRLINGKGVGDLLTATADLRRRGVPLRLRLCGDGPAASDLRAQATKLGLADHVEFLGAVDHDTALREIAACTVFVNPSWTEGLPTTVLEAAAIGRAIVATDVGGTAEIIDDGVTGSLVPARDPDALAAALEAAVTDPEREARADKLGEVTRERFSWDRSIAAFAAMLVGHDPDRQAR from the coding sequence GTGCACCTGGTCGACATGCCCGTCTACTACCCGCCGCACAAGGGCGGGGTCGAGGCGTACGCGCACGAACTGCACCGGCGTTTGCTGGAAGCCGATCCGAACCTGCGGATCACCGTGTTCACGTCGGCGGTCGGCGCGCCGGCGGGTGTGCAACGACTGGGCGAGCGGTGGACCGTGGTGCGGTGGCCCGGCCGCGAGGTGGTCTCGCACTACCCCGTGCCGTACCCCGGTTTCACCCGGAAGCTGCGCGCGCTGTGCGGCCCGGACACGGTGCTGATGACGCACACCCGGTTCTACTGGCCGCACCTGTGGGCGTCGCTGTTCGCCAAGCGGGCGCGGCTGCGCCGGGTGCACGTGGAGCACGGGTCGAGCCCGGTGCAGAGCGGCAACCGGTTCATCCGGTTCGTCGCCGACGTCGTGGACCGCATCACCAGCCAGCCGGTGCTGCGCTGGGCGGACGACGTGGTGGCGGTGTCCCGGTCGGCCGCGCGGTTCGTCCGCGACCTGGCCGGACGTGAGGCGCGGGTGCTTTACCGGGGGATCGAACTGCCGTCCGACGTGGTGGCGTCGACGCCCGTGGGCGAGCCGGTGGCCTGCTACGTCGGCCGGCTGATCAACGGCAAGGGCGTGGGCGACCTGCTCACCGCCACGGCGGACCTGCGCCGGCGCGGTGTGCCGCTGCGGCTGCGTTTGTGCGGCGACGGGCCGGCGGCCTCCGACCTGCGGGCGCAGGCGACCAAGCTGGGGCTGGCCGACCACGTCGAGTTCCTGGGCGCGGTGGACCACGACACGGCGTTGCGCGAGATCGCCGCGTGCACGGTGTTCGTGAACCCCAGTTGGACGGAAGGCCTGCCCACGACGGTGCTGGAGGCGGCGGCCATCGGCCGTGCGATCGTGGCGACCGACGTCGGCGGCACCGCGGAGATCATCGACGACGGCGTCACCGGCAGCCTCGTGCCCGCCCGTGACCCGGACGCGCTCGCCGCTGCCCTCGAAGCGGCGGTCACCGATCCCGAACGCGAGGCGCGGGCGGACAAGCTCGGCGAGGTGACCCGGGAACGCTTCTCGTGGGACCGCAGCATCGCCGCGTTCGCCGCGATGCTGGTCGGCCACGACCCGGACCGGCAGGCACGCTAG
- a CDS encoding glycosyltransferase family 2 protein, protein MPSPVSVVIPCAPKADFLAETLRSVAEQTHQDWEVVLVLDGECEQNRAAARTLPDDRVQVHLTPEPRSGPAVGRNIGLDAAKHDLVAFLDADDLCMPNRLERQVAVLEQRPGLGLVGSWANKIDPSGQLVGEMHSAIGPEVARTMLLFNCLITSTVVVRKELAAEVGGFDPRCVRLEDYDLWLRIMARADGDVVPEDLVGYRVHPDQYSRGALMGPQTKLLRRSKQALAKRIGVSGLGVAARHAAWLGVQVVNRRW, encoded by the coding sequence ATGCCATCGCCGGTGTCCGTGGTGATCCCGTGCGCGCCCAAGGCGGACTTCCTCGCCGAGACCCTGCGCTCGGTCGCCGAGCAGACCCACCAGGACTGGGAGGTCGTGCTGGTCCTCGACGGCGAGTGCGAGCAGAACCGGGCCGCCGCCCGCACCCTCCCCGACGACCGCGTGCAGGTGCACCTGACGCCCGAGCCGCGCAGCGGACCCGCCGTTGGCCGCAACATCGGGCTGGACGCGGCGAAGCACGACCTGGTCGCGTTCCTCGACGCGGACGACCTCTGCATGCCGAACCGCCTGGAGCGCCAGGTCGCCGTGCTGGAACAGCGGCCCGGTCTCGGCCTGGTCGGCTCGTGGGCGAACAAGATCGACCCGTCCGGGCAGCTCGTCGGCGAGATGCACTCCGCGATCGGCCCCGAGGTCGCGCGCACGATGTTGCTGTTCAACTGCCTGATCACGTCGACCGTGGTGGTGCGCAAGGAGTTGGCGGCCGAGGTGGGCGGGTTCGACCCGCGCTGCGTGCGGCTGGAGGACTACGACCTGTGGCTGCGGATCATGGCCCGCGCCGACGGCGACGTGGTGCCCGAGGACCTGGTCGGCTACCGGGTGCACCCCGACCAGTACAGCCGGGGCGCGTTGATGGGGCCGCAGACGAAGTTGCTGCGCCGCAGCAAGCAGGCGCTGGCCAAGCGCATCGGCGTCAGCGGGCTGGGCGTGGCGGCCCGGCACGCGGCGTGGCTGGGCGTGCAGGTCGTGAACCGGCGCTGGTGA
- a CDS encoding DUF6541 family protein, with the protein MTAALLVLVLLWVPGLLAGAAIRLRGWTLAAAAPALTYGLVSIGGLLLGKLGFSWTLVTFGAWTLLASALLLLVTTLVQRRWPAHVEDDHKVSRNGHLVVGAGLAIGLAVGAVTFMRGIGTMNRLAQDWDAPHHGNLVRWFAEHQASLVSSAGVISNQPENTSYFYPATYHQLLSLLLDKVGITLPEVLNAGALSTVLIWPVGIAAMGLAWKLPARVVAFAAAVSTWFSPFPYDSLWRGPLWPYVAGIALLPAILALVAYLVRPRGVTGPLAFALAVAAVVGLQPSLAFIVAGLVGIVFLACVFRLEPIDWKRAWPTLVGTVVLGGLAAVPLMLPSMGAATGVAAMVWPSEATPAGAFGQMLTFSGVAAFPQWWIGLPALLGMVVMVKRGQMLWMVGVWLAFGGLYAATVSLEGRVVQKLTGVFYNDHWRLAVLLPLPGAIGFGVAVVAVGTWLVNRYRDRLPALAGKPWASVAVSVAFFLLVTLLSGAYVDRNSARLAQAYNDGPVVSEAEQAAYRWLGERVKPGERVLNDVFDGSAWLYAVAEVEPVEWTFYGTPEGTPNNYLVRNLNKINTDPEVRADLNELKVRYVIIGKGYVRLEKSLTPGLANLDAIRGFRQVFKNEGATIYEIEGQEHVAESAGAAGNR; encoded by the coding sequence ATGACTGCTGCTCTGCTGGTGCTGGTGCTGCTCTGGGTCCCGGGCCTGCTCGCCGGCGCGGCGATCCGGCTGCGCGGCTGGACCCTCGCCGCCGCCGCGCCCGCGCTCACCTACGGCCTGGTCTCGATCGGCGGGCTGCTGCTCGGCAAGCTCGGCTTCTCGTGGACGCTCGTCACGTTCGGCGCCTGGACGCTGCTCGCCTCGGCACTGTTGCTGCTGGTCACGACCCTGGTCCAGCGCCGGTGGCCCGCGCACGTCGAGGACGACCACAAGGTCTCCCGCAACGGCCACCTGGTCGTCGGGGCCGGCCTGGCCATCGGCCTCGCGGTCGGCGCGGTCACGTTCATGCGCGGCATCGGCACGATGAACCGGCTGGCCCAGGACTGGGACGCGCCGCACCACGGCAACCTGGTCCGCTGGTTCGCCGAGCACCAGGCGTCCCTCGTGTCGTCCGCCGGCGTCATCTCCAACCAGCCCGAGAACACCTCTTACTTCTACCCGGCCACGTACCACCAGTTGCTCTCGCTGCTGCTGGACAAGGTGGGCATCACGCTGCCGGAAGTCCTCAACGCCGGCGCGCTGAGCACGGTGCTGATCTGGCCGGTCGGCATCGCCGCGATGGGCCTGGCGTGGAAGCTGCCCGCCCGGGTGGTGGCGTTCGCCGCCGCCGTGTCCACCTGGTTCTCGCCGTTCCCGTACGACTCGCTGTGGCGCGGTCCGCTGTGGCCGTACGTCGCGGGCATCGCCCTGCTGCCCGCCATCCTCGCGCTGGTCGCCTACCTGGTCCGGCCGCGCGGCGTCACCGGTCCGCTGGCGTTCGCGCTGGCCGTCGCGGCGGTCGTCGGGCTGCAACCGAGCCTCGCGTTCATCGTCGCCGGCCTGGTCGGCATCGTGTTCCTGGCGTGCGTGTTCCGCCTGGAGCCGATCGACTGGAAGCGGGCGTGGCCGACGTTGGTCGGGACGGTCGTGCTGGGCGGGCTGGCCGCCGTGCCGCTCATGCTGCCGTCGATGGGCGCGGCGACCGGCGTGGCCGCCATGGTGTGGCCGTCTGAGGCGACGCCCGCCGGCGCGTTCGGGCAGATGCTGACGTTCTCCGGCGTGGCCGCCTTCCCGCAGTGGTGGATCGGCCTGCCCGCCCTGCTCGGCATGGTCGTGATGGTCAAGCGCGGGCAGATGCTGTGGATGGTCGGCGTCTGGCTGGCGTTCGGCGGCCTGTACGCGGCGACGGTGTCGCTGGAGGGCCGGGTGGTCCAGAAGCTGACCGGCGTCTTCTACAACGACCACTGGCGGCTGGCCGTGCTGCTGCCGCTGCCCGGCGCGATCGGGTTCGGCGTGGCCGTGGTCGCCGTCGGCACGTGGCTGGTCAACCGGTACCGCGACCGCCTGCCCGCCCTGGCCGGCAAGCCGTGGGCGTCGGTGGCCGTCAGCGTGGCGTTCTTCCTCCTGGTCACGCTGCTCAGCGGCGCGTACGTGGACCGCAACAGCGCGCGCCTCGCGCAGGCCTACAACGACGGGCCGGTGGTCAGCGAGGCCGAGCAGGCCGCGTACCGGTGGCTCGGCGAACGCGTGAAGCCCGGCGAGCGGGTGCTGAACGACGTGTTCGACGGCAGCGCCTGGCTGTACGCGGTGGCTGAGGTCGAGCCGGTCGAGTGGACGTTCTACGGCACCCCCGAGGGCACGCCGAACAACTACCTCGTGCGGAACCTCAACAAGATCAACACCGACCCCGAGGTGCGCGCGGACCTGAACGAGCTGAAGGTCCGCTACGTGATCATCGGCAAGGGGTACGTGCGGCTGGAGAAGTCGCTCACGCCGGGTCTGGCGAACCTCGACGCGATCCGCGGTTTCCGCCAGGTGTTCAAGAACGAAGGGGCCACGATCTATGAGATCGAAGGCCAGGAACACGTCGCGGAGAGTGCCGGAGCGGCCGGGAATCGGTGA
- the glf gene encoding UDP-galactopyranose mutase: MSFAGFDLIVVGSGFFGLTVAERTASQLGKRVLVLERREHIGGNAYSEPEPETGIEVHRYGAHLFHTSNKRVWDYVNQFTDFTGYQHRVYAMHAGQAYQFPMGLGLISQFVGRYLSPEEARAWVAEQAAEIDSKDAQNLEEKAISLIGRPLYEAFVRDYTAKQWQTDPKELPAAVISRLPVRYTFDNRYFNDTYEGLPVDGYTAWLEKMADHPNIEIRLDTDFFDVRDEIPAGTPIVYTGPVDRYFDYSEGWLGWRTLDFEREVLPVGDFQGTPVMNYNDADVPYTRIHEFRHFHPEREYPSDKTVIVREYSRAAEKDDEPYYPINTADDRAKLERYRELARREAAEHNVLFGGRLGTYKYLDMHMAIGSALSVFDNKIAPHLTAGQALDGSLED; the protein is encoded by the coding sequence GTGAGCTTCGCTGGATTTGACCTGATCGTCGTCGGTTCCGGGTTCTTCGGTCTGACGGTCGCCGAACGCACCGCCTCCCAGCTCGGCAAGCGCGTGCTGGTCCTGGAACGGCGCGAGCACATCGGCGGCAACGCCTACTCCGAGCCGGAACCCGAGACGGGGATCGAGGTCCACCGCTACGGCGCGCACCTGTTCCACACGTCCAACAAGCGGGTGTGGGACTACGTCAACCAGTTCACCGACTTCACCGGCTACCAGCACCGCGTGTACGCGATGCACGCCGGCCAGGCCTACCAGTTCCCCATGGGCCTCGGCCTGATCTCGCAGTTCGTCGGCCGGTACCTCAGCCCCGAGGAAGCCAGGGCGTGGGTCGCCGAGCAGGCCGCCGAGATCGACTCCAAGGACGCGCAGAACCTGGAGGAGAAGGCGATCTCGCTGATCGGCCGCCCGCTGTACGAGGCGTTCGTCCGCGACTACACCGCCAAGCAGTGGCAGACCGACCCGAAGGAGCTGCCCGCGGCGGTCATCAGCCGCCTGCCGGTGCGCTACACCTTCGACAACCGGTACTTCAACGACACCTACGAGGGCCTGCCCGTCGACGGGTACACCGCGTGGCTGGAGAAGATGGCCGACCACCCGAACATCGAGATCCGCCTCGACACCGACTTCTTCGACGTCCGCGACGAGATCCCGGCGGGCACCCCGATCGTCTACACCGGACCGGTGGACCGCTACTTCGACTACAGCGAGGGCTGGCTCGGCTGGCGCACGCTGGACTTCGAGCGGGAAGTCCTGCCCGTGGGCGACTTCCAGGGCACCCCGGTGATGAACTACAACGACGCGGACGTGCCCTACACCCGCATCCACGAGTTCCGGCACTTCCACCCGGAGCGCGAGTACCCGTCGGACAAGACGGTCATCGTGCGCGAGTACTCCCGCGCGGCCGAGAAGGACGACGAGCCGTACTACCCGATCAACACCGCCGACGACCGGGCCAAGCTGGAGCGGTACCGCGAGCTGGCACGGCGGGAAGCGGCCGAGCACAACGTCCTCTTCGGCGGGCGCCTCGGCACCTACAAGTACCTGGACATGCACATGGCGATCGGTTCCGCGCTGAGCGTCTTCGACAACAAGATCGCCCCGCACCTGACCGCAGGTCAGGCGCTGGACGGTTCGCTGGAGGACTGA